One genomic region from Cryptococcus deuterogattii R265 chromosome 7, complete sequence encodes:
- a CDS encoding tyrosine specific protein phosphatase — translation MMSSSPAMSSTPPQVPSFLANILLSHLSPLDPSSTSPTTFDHHHSLTTQNPSHTQALQIAEPPPNPLYLPPPALPKVEEDLVPPENFALVSSGVYRCGFPKKRNFKFMETLRLKTVLTLVLEEYPKANLEWCQSQDIQFMQFGIPGNKEPFDNIPEDVICAALVAILDRRNHPILIHCNKGKHRTGCLIGCIRRLQAWSLTSIFDEYRRFSAPKSRAVDQQFIDLFDIMPVWEAVCRPKGGGLGNLPDWGMLVLPKGVVEVGRDGKEKKRVERDVLHMRGL, via the exons ATGATGTCTTCATCGCCGGCAATGTCATCCACTCCTCCCCAAGTGCCGTCCTTTTTAGCGAATATCCTCTTatcccatctttctcctttaGATCCATCGTCGACCTCGCCAACAACTTTcgaccatcatcattctctcACTACTCAGAATCCCTCCCATACTCAGGCCTTACAAATTGCAGAacctcctccaaaccctctgtaccttcctcctcccgctTTAccaaaagttgaagaggatcTGGTTCCGCCAGAGAATTTTGCATTGGTCAGCAGTGGGGTGTATAGGTGCGGGTTcccaaagaaaagaaacttCAAGTTTATGGAGACTCTAAGGTTGAAGACCGTCCT AACACTGGTATTGGAAGAATATCCTAAAGCAAACCTGGAATGGTGTCAGTCCCAAGACATACAGTTCATG CAATTTGGCATACCGGGAAACAAA GAACCTTTCGATAACATTCCCGAAGACGTAATTTGTGCAGCTCTCGTTGCTATTCTCGACCGGCGGAATCATCCCATCCTCATTCACTGCAACAAGGGTAAACACCGTACAGGCTGTCTGATAGGGTGTATCCGCCGATTACAAGCATGGTCTCTCACGTCTATTTTCGACGAATATCGGCGATTCTCTGCGCCCAAAAGCAGAGCGGTGGATCAACAGTTTATCGACCTGTTCGATATTATGCCTGTTTGGGAAGCTGTATGTCGACCTAAAGGTGGAGGATTAGGAAATTTGCCGGATTGGGGAATGCTGGTTTTGCCGAAAGGTGTAGTGGAAGTtggcagagatggaaaggagaagaagagggttgaGAGAGATGTTTTACATATGCGGGGTTTATAG
- a CDS encoding histone acetyltransferase type B subunit 2, protein MASNEPITIDDAGDDFDAVEDNQAINEQYKVWKKNTPFLYDTVITHALTWPSLTCQWLPDITDVPDTDYTSQRMIIGTHTSGQANDHLIIAEVLLPKKGAGISDKALADLYDEEKQEIGSYTASPARIRAIQTINHAGEVNRARYMPQNPELIATKTVTGEVYVFDRTKHESKAPANGECKPDIRLKGQTKEGYGLSWNALKEGHILSASEDTTIGHWDIQGYSKQDPSLPPLRLYTGHSAYVADVEWHPKNENMFGSVSDDGQIMIWDTRSDNAAKASSQVQGHNAEINCISFAPSSEHLFLTGSSDNTIALWDLRKLSTKHHSFEAHTNDVLQLSWSPTSPVHFASASADRRVHIWDLDAIGAEQTPDDAEDGPPELLFVHGGHTSKVCDISWSPNSPWTIASTSEDNILQVWEPSRHLRTPYEAEFDEKDLE, encoded by the exons ATGGCCTCCAACGAGCCTATAACCATTGACGACGCCGGCGACGACTTTGACGCCGTCGAGGACAACCAGGCCATCAACGAG CAATACAAAGTctggaaaaaaaa CACTCCTTTCCTTTATGACACTGTCATCACCCACGCCCTCACATGGCCCAGTTTAACCTGCCAATGGCTTCCCGACATAACAGA CGTTCCAGATACAGACTATACAAGCCAGCGCATGATAATTGGTACTCACACTTCTGGCCAGGCCAACGACCATTTAATCATTGCGGAAGTGTTATTGCCCAAGAAGGGAGCCGGGATCAGCGACAAAGCATTAGCCGATCTCtacgatgaagaaaaacaaG AGATTGGCTCATACACAGCTTCCCCTGCTCGAATCCGCGCCATCCAGACAATCAACCATGCCGGCGAAGTGAACCGCGCGCGCTATATGCCCCAAAACCCCGAACTCATTGCCACCAAGACAGTCACTGGTGAAGTCTATGTATTTGACAGGACAAAGCATGAGAGCAAGGCACCGGCAAACGGGGAATGCAAGCCAGATATCCGACTGAAGGGGCAGACCAAAGAAGG TTATGGGTTATCTTGGAATGCTTTGAAGGAAGGCCACATCCTCAGTGCTAGTGAGGATACTACCATCGGCCACTG GGATATCCAAGGCTACTCCAAGCAGGACCCTTCTTTACCACCGTTGCGACTGTACACTGGACACTCTGCTTATGTTGCT GATGTTGAGTGGCACCCCAAAAACGAGAACATGTTCGGTTCCGTCAGTGACGATGGTCAGATTATGAT CTGGGACACTCGAAGTGACAACGCGGCCAAGGCCAGCTCCCAGGTCCAAGGCCACAACGCTGAAATTAATTGCATCTCTTTTGCCCCTAGCAGCGAGCACTTGTTCTTGACCGGTTCATCGGACAAT ACCATTGCTCTTTGGGATCTTCGAAAGCTTTCCACCAAACACCACTCTTTCGAAGCTCATACAAACGATGTTCTTCAACTTTCCTGGTCCCCTACATCGCCTGTCCACTTCGCATCTGCCTCCGCCGATCGCCGCGTCCACATATGGGACCTCGATGCTATTGGTGCTGAACAAACTCCCGACGATGCCGAAGACGGGCCTCCCGAGCTTTTGTTTGTTCACGGTGGTCATACCAGCAAAGTGTGCGATATTTCCTGGAGCCCAAACTCCCCATGGACGATCGCGAGCACTTCGGAGGATAACATTCTGCAGGTTTGGGAGCCTTCGAGACATTTGAGGACTCCTTATGAAGCCGAATTTGATGAAAAGGATTTGGAGTAG